Within the Rhodothermales bacterium genome, the region TGCCGATCGAGGGCGCGCCGCGTGCCTATGCGCTGTTCGCGCACTGCTTTACGTGCGGCAAGAGCCTCACCGCGGTCGGCCACATCAGCCGCGCGCTGAACCGGCGGGGCATCGCCGTGCTCCGGTTCGATTTTACCGGGCTGGGCGAAAGCGAGGGCGACTTCGCCGACACGACCTTTTCTTCCAACGTCGAGGACCTGGTCGACGCGGCGGCCTTCCTGGAACGGTACGACCGGGGGCCGGCCATCCTCGTCGGGCACTCCCTCGGCGGAGCCGCCGTGCTGAAGGCGGCCGCCCAGCTTCCTTCCGTCCGCGCGGTTGCGACCATCGGCGCGCCGCACGATCCGGCCCACGTGACCAATCTGCTGGGCGACGCCGCCCGGCGCATCGAAACCGATGGCGAGGCGGATATTTCCCTCGGCGGCCGGTCGTTCACGATCCGGAAATCGTTTCTGGACGACATCGAGGCGCAGCGGGTGGACGATAACCTGAAGACCCTGGGCCGGGCGCTACTGATTTTCCACGCGCCGCTGGATGAGATCGTCGGCATCGAGAACGCCGCGCTGCTTTTTCAGGCGGCGCGCCATCCCAAAAGCTTCGTCTCGCTCGATCAGGCGGATCACCTGCTGAGCGATGAGGCGGACTCGCAGTATGTGGGCGAGGTGCTCGCGGCCTGGGCTGGCAAGTACCTCGCGCCCGCGCCGGCGCCCGCCGCCGGCCACGAAGGCGACGCGCACGACGCCCGCGTGACGGCGCGCGTGGGCCGGGAAGGCTACGTGACGGAAATCACGGCGCAGGGCCACGCCCTCGTCGCCGACGAGCCGGTGTCGCTGGGCGGGACCGATCTCGGCCCGAGTCCGTACGGCCTCCTCGCCGCCGCCCTCGGCGCCTGCACGTCGATGACGCTGCGGATGTACGCCGACCGCAAGAACTGGCCGCTCGAAGGCGTCGTCACTCGCCTTCGCCACGAGAAGATCCACGCGGAGGATTGTGCTTCCTGCGAGCAGAAGACGGGGAAGATCGACCGGATCGACCGGGAGATCGAACTCCTCGGCCCCCTCGACGACACCCAGAAAACGCGTCTCCTCGAGATCGCCGACCGCTGCCCGGTTCATCGCACCCTCCACACCGAAGTATCCGTGATCACGACCCTCGCATCGTGATCGCGCATCCCACACCCTCATGCACGTCATCCATGTAGAAGGCGCCGGCGCCCACAGCCGGCTTGTGTTTCAGGAACGTCCGATGCCGACCTGCGGGCCGGACGACCTCCTCGTGCGCGTCCATGCGACGGCCCTCAACCGGGCCGATCTGCTGCAGCGCAAGGGCATGTATCCGCCGCCGGAAGGCGCGAGCCCGGTGCTGGGTCTGGAAATGGCCGGCGAAGTCGAGGTCGTGGGCGCACAGGTCCGCGGATGGCGCGGCGGGGACCGGGTGTGCGCGCTGCTCCCGGGGGGCGGGTATGCGCAGTACGTGGTTATTCCGGCCCGCATGGCGATCCCCGTACCGGATCGCCTCTCGTACGAAGAGGCGGCCGCGATACCGGAGGTGTTCATGACCGCCTACCAGGCGCTGGTATGGCTGGGCCGGCTCCAGGCCGGCGAAACCGTGCTGATCCACGCCGGCGCGAGCGGTGTCGGGACGGCGGCCATCCAGATGGCCCGCCTGCTGGGCGCCCGGGTTTATGTGACCGCGTCGCGCCAGAAGCATCCGACGTGTCTCGCCCTGGGCGCCGCGGCGGCGATCGATTACCGGGACGAGGCGTTCGACGAGGCCGTGATGGGGCTGACGAACCGCAAAGGGGTAGATGTCGTCCTGGATTTTATCGGGGCCGACTACTTCGAACGCAATGTCGAATCGCTGGGGATGGATGGCCGGCTCGTCATCCTGGCGCTGATGGGCGGAAGCCGCGTGGAGTCGATCAGCCT harbors:
- a CDS encoding bifunctional alpha/beta hydrolase/OsmC family protein — encoded protein: MRYENLTFENRDGQRLSARLDMPIEGAPRAYALFAHCFTCGKSLTAVGHISRALNRRGIAVLRFDFTGLGESEGDFADTTFSSNVEDLVDAAAFLERYDRGPAILVGHSLGGAAVLKAAAQLPSVRAVATIGAPHDPAHVTNLLGDAARRIETDGEADISLGGRSFTIRKSFLDDIEAQRVDDNLKTLGRALLIFHAPLDEIVGIENAALLFQAARHPKSFVSLDQADHLLSDEADSQYVGEVLAAWAGKYLAPAPAPAAGHEGDAHDARVTARVGREGYVTEITAQGHALVADEPVSLGGTDLGPSPYGLLAAALGACTSMTLRMYADRKNWPLEGVVTRLRHEKIHAEDCASCEQKTGKIDRIDREIELLGPLDDTQKTRLLEIADRCPVHRTLHTEVSVITTLAS
- a CDS encoding NAD(P)H-quinone oxidoreductase — its product is MHVIHVEGAGAHSRLVFQERPMPTCGPDDLLVRVHATALNRADLLQRKGMYPPPEGASPVLGLEMAGEVEVVGAQVRGWRGGDRVCALLPGGGYAQYVVIPARMAIPVPDRLSYEEAAAIPEVFMTAYQALVWLGRLQAGETVLIHAGASGVGTAAIQMARLLGARVYVTASRQKHPTCLALGAAAAIDYRDEAFDEAVMGLTNRKGVDVVLDFIGADYFERNVESLGMDGRLVILALMGGSRVESISLRHLFRKRLQILCSTLRNRSADYKAELTRAFCADMLPRIQEGHLVPVIDTVYDWSDVEAAHSRMEANLNTGKLVLRVT